The Gossypium hirsutum isolate 1008001.06 chromosome D07, Gossypium_hirsutum_v2.1, whole genome shotgun sequence genome includes the window AAGGACACAATGCCTTTTAAATCGTCTTCACCATTATCTTATAACATTTTAATAGCTCCCAAtcattaagtatttaatttaagccttcttcaaacaaaattttaatacccttcaagcttttaaaattttatttgtgcCAAAAATAAATGCCAACCGAAAGACTTGATAGCAATGCAAAATCTTTATCATTATACACTAGTGGTTTAGTTGACAATGATGAGAAATAATTCAATATACATATTACTGAAAATTGATATTTAGAAGTTGATGATTGTTTTGAAAATGACCTTTTAAATATTTGAAAGGAATGTTATTTAAAAGTTTGCTTTGAAATAAGCGTAGGAAAACATGCAGTACTCTGATGATCCAAGTAATATAGCACGGGAAATGCCCATATGGCTAAAATGGGCTATAACTTCGTTTCCCAGAGATAAGAGATGCTTATAATTTCACCATCAATTTGGATTAAGATGCGAAAGGAGAAGCTCTGATTATCAATAATCCAGATAACAAGCAGAGGTTTATGAATTGAGTCAAGCAGGCTTTAATTTTACAGAGTCAATGCATCAGATGCTCCCTGATCgtgcaatgcaatgcaattaaattaatctttttaaGTAACGTGACAAAGGAGTGACTAGAATAGAATTTCCAGCCAATTACAGTTCTTCTTTCACATGCTCTTCGTTTTTCTTGGATTGGCGAAGTTTCTCAGCGACCACTTCTATCGGCGGATCTCCTGCTCTTCTATAAACTTTATCCCCAATCTTGATTTCGTAGGCCTCGTCCTGGCTCAGTATGAACTCCTTCAACTGTAATTCCAAAACATAGCGATTACCTGTGAATTTCCTATGACTTAAACAAGGAAATCTAATGTTTACCTCTAATACTTTGTGCCCATCTTCCACGTTGAACATGATTGTGCCTAAATCAATGCCCATGAATTTCACCCCAAGCGCTCCCGTTCTCAAAAGTTGGGTCCATTTCAGAGCAATTTCAGCTACCATGTTCtgaatccaaaaaaaaaaataaatgccCATCAATTACCCAATCAATGAGTGAGACGGAAACAGATcctcgaagaattgaaaaagaaaagaaacaaaaatgaaaacctTATCCCGGGGAATCCCCAAGCGGAGCTTAACGAAGCCAAAAGCAGGGCCGGTATGGCGCTTCATGATTTCCTCCTGAATCTGGGAAAGCTCCATCTTATCGAAATCGGAAGGGGGGGGATCGAATTCTTGAGAAGTTTTCTTCTTACCCCATTCTTTCCAGGCTTCGTCTTCTTCATCGTCAACGACGTCGTCCAGATCGTCGGTAATGTGAATCTTTCGCTTGCCTCCCTCCACTGCATTTGGGGATAAAAGAAGCGGCAATATCATCAGCAGCAAAATAAGAATAGACTGAtaactcttcattttctttttcttggcGTGGAAAGGAAAGGTTGGAGCAGCGAAGGAATATAGATTTTGGAGCTTTAATATGATGGCCATGGTTTCTATCAAGTTTTGCGTGGCCTAATTAAATTATTGTAGTTTCTTTTTAATCTATACAGGTGTTTATTTTaggtataatattaatatattttatatttatgatttttaaattttattcaattctatttatatttataattaattaatttaagtttatactattttttaaaaaaatttaaatatatatttatattatttttaatttaatatttaataatttaatatattattatttattaactttttatatatagtcacattaataatttttaatgtttatatcatagaattagtattatatattattatagatttaatttttatgtattacaaattatataatatatataaaaaacataacaCAAAATATTATTAACTTAAAACGTGTCGGCTTAGGTTCGAGCCTTgaatattcaaattcaaattcggCTCATATTTTAAATGGGTTTATCTTTTTGTCTAAATACATTTTTTgggttaatatttttttcaaatttcggaCAGACTTCGAGTTTGAACAGATAACTCAACCCATAAACAAGTCTAAactattattattcaattattaattatctgtaaacttaatcaaattaatctgtaaaattagagttttaaattaaaatttttgagattttgtcCTTCATATTCtgattaatattaattaattgaatgcttgtaagattataatttttttttactcttaCTTCATAGCAGTAatctatctatttttaatttttaagacaTCGCTTTTCAATAAATTCCAGGTAgtgaacaaataaataataaggcTGTTTTAGTTAAGCCATACTCTTTTGCGGGGCTCATAACCTGTTGACGTATGGAAGACAAAATTTGTGACTTGATAAGAATGGTGTGAGGCCCAAGCCCGtttaagattttaattttttagtatcaaaattttaaaaccgCAAGATTTGTCTGGAAAATCagattgtataaaaataaatattcccGAGCTGCTCTGCCGTACTCTCCCAAAAGGAAGATTAACACTAACCTACTATCACTATTTCTAATAAAAATCATTACATTTTTTGCTATATCAAAATTTCCATTTTCCTATTCATGTGTTCTAATAAAGgaagattttcatttttttctatttcaataaATTGTATCAAAATCTCTAACTCAACACCAAAATCTTTAATAGATACTAAAATTTATCATGGATACCAAAATTTCTCATGGAAGATGTTAATTATTAGGGCATCCGtcaaaatttttgatattttgttaCAGAAATTTTGATAAGCTTATTGGTCCACACACACtgctggaaaagaaaaattttggtatttggttATAAATTTTGGCACCTATTAGATTTTT containing:
- the LOC107952773 gene encoding uncharacterized protein: MAIILKLQNLYSFAAPTFPFHAKKKKMKSYQSILILLLMILPLLLSPNAVEGGKRKIHITDDLDDVVDDEEDEAWKEWGKKKTSQEFDPPPSDFDKMELSQIQEEIMKRHTGPAFGFVKLRLGIPRDKNMVAEIALKWTQLLRTGALGVKFMGIDLGTIMFNVEDGHKVLELKEFILSQDEAYEIKIGDKVYRRAGDPPIEVVAEKLRQSKKNEEHVKEEL